The sequence AATCACAACAAGTGCGCGCAGACTTACACGGCATCGACAACCCGTGTCAACAACAATCTCAGATATTTATCGAAATATGCGACAACCAACGCAGCCCCACACAGCAGCTGCGCCAGCATCGGCGGTATTCCGACACCGCACCCGCCCCGAGACCGTGCAGCCGGGGACAGGCTCAGAAGAGGAGCACCCCGCCAGCGGCGAGGACACCGGATCGAGCCTCTCACCTCAGCCCTTGGCCCGCGAGAGCTGCGGGGCGAGGGGGGACGGAGAGCCGTAAGCGGAAGGGGGGCGCTGGTCGATTGCGGATTGCGGAGTGAGGGTGTGAACGGCGGATTGCCGAATGCGCCAGGGTGCGCGGCGTGGGCCCTTCGGCGTCAAGCTCGGAACATCAGCGGGGGCTTCGGTGAGCGGGGGGCGGCGAGCTTCAGGTCAGAGGCAGGGTGAGGGGATGAGATACCTGAGGAAGTGAGCATACTGGTCACCAGGTTCGCGCGCGTAAGAACTTAAGTGGGCCCTCAGCGCATCTTGGCGATGATATCATCACCGAAACGCTCCAGGCCGCGCCGTTTTGAATCGAGCAGCGTCGGATCGTCGCCGTACAGCAGCCAGGGTACGGTCAGTAACGTGGTCACGCCCGCGTCTTGTAAGCGGCGGATGTCGTCAAGGGTGTTGGCATCGTGGCACGAAACACAAAAGTCGAACGGTGCATTGGCGCGGCCGTACTCGGCGCGGAGCGCGTTCAGGCGCTCGACCAGGGCGACGATCTCCGCCTGCGAATGCAGCACCGAAATGAAGCCGTCGCCTAAGCGCGCGGCACGCCGCAGGGCCGGGTTGGACTCGCCGCCGACCCAGATCGGCACCGGCCGGGTGGGCGCCGGGCTCATCAGCAGGCGCTCGAAGCTATAAAACTGCCCGTGATACTCGACCATGCCGCCGCGCCAGACCGTGCGCAGCACCACGATGGCCTCGTCGGCCCGCTGGCCGCGGGTACTGAAGTCGTGGCCGAGGACGTCGAACTCCTCGCGCATCCAGCCGATGCCGATGCCGAGAATGACGCGATTGTCGGACAGCACCGCGGCCGTGCTGACGGCCTTGGCCACGTGCAGCGGATGGCGCGCCGGCAACACGTAGACGTTGGTCAAGAAGGCCAGCCGCGTGGTCACCGCTGCCAGCGCGCCAATAGTGACCCAAACGTCGGGCCACGGTGCGGCTTGCTCCCAGAAGGGCTTGCCGGTGGCAACGTACGGATAGGCGGAGTTCATCGTCTCCGGAAAGAACACATGATCGGAAAGCGCGAGCGCGTCCCAACCGCATTGGTCGGCGGTGCGGGCGACGGCAAGAAACTGGGAGGGATCAGCAAAGGCCAGGGCTGCGGCGAATTTCATCGAATATCCTCGATCCTGCGGGCCCCAGGATGGCGTTGAATGAGCCGATGTCGCCGAACACCTGATCCCCTGACCCTGAGCCGAAAGCCGAAAGGCTGGGGAGCCAAAGGATAGGGCGACGAAGGCCGCTTCACGCCGTCGCCGCCAGCTGGCTGTTACTCGCCCGGCGCTGGTCTTGCGCCGACAAGTATTGGCTGTAGGTGTAAGCCAGAAAGCGCTCGACGCCGTGTACGACAAACGTCGTGCGCAGCGAGGGAAAGATCTCGAAGGCGTGCTGCGCGCCGGGAATCTCGGCGTAGATCACCGGTGCTTGCGAAGTCTGGCGTAGCAGCTCGCAGAAGTGCCGCGCTTCCTCGACCGGCACCAGCGTGTCGAGGTCGCCATGGATGACGAAGAACGGCGGCGCGCCGGGGTGCACCAGGCTCATCGGCGATGCCTTCTCGTAGGCTTCTGGGGCCTCGTGGCGCGCGGCTTTCATGACCTGGCGCTCGAGCAGGCGAGCGATCGCGTGGTGGCGCCAGAAGCCGCCGCGATCGGTGAAGTCGTAGACGCCATAGAACGGCACGCAGGCCTGGACGGCGGTGTCGACGGTCTCGAAGCCCGGCTGGTATTCGGGCTGGTTGCCGGTCAGCGCCACCAGCGCGCTCAAGTGGCCGCCGGCCGAGCCGCCGGTGACCACCAGGAAGTCCGGGTTCGCGCCGTATTCGCGCCCATGCTCGCGGATCCATTGGATTGCCAGTTTGAGATCGACCAGGTGATCGGGGAAGGTGGCGTGCGGGCTGAGCCGGTAGTTGACTGTCACACACACCCAGCCGCGCGCGGCCATGTGCAGCATCAGCGGGATCGCCTGCTCGTTCTTGCTGCCGATCACCCAGCCGCCGCCGTGGATTTGCAGCAGCGTCGGGCAGCTCGAGGGCTGCGAGCGATGGCGATAGATGTCGAGCTTGAGGTTGAGCCCGGCGACGCGCGCGAACTGGAGATCGCGCAGCCGTTCGACCTCCGGGTGGCGCATCGGAAACGGCAGCAGGATCTGTCTCCAATCCACCGTCGGCGCGAACTGCGCGCGCACCTCGGGCAGGATGCGCTCGCGATAGTCGGCGCCCAGGCCGGCGGCTAAGCCACGCTCCACCACCGCCTCGGCCTCGCCGGCGCGCCAGTAGCAGCGCCATAAGCCAACCCACGACACCAGCGCGATGAGTAGCCCGAGTTTGCCGGGCCAAGCCTGCAGCGCCCCCAGGCGGATGAACACCAGCGCGGCCAGCGCCTGCCAGGCAAGGTGATGCAGTGCCAGCTCGGTGGTCAGCCAGCCGGCGAAGAAACTCAGCGCCGCCAGCCGCGGCGGGGCAAACGCCGGCCGGTACGCATTGTAAGTAAGCGCAGCTCCGACGAGCGTTGCCAGAAGAAATATCCAAGCCATGCGACCACTCCTCCCGTGAAGCTCACTGCCGCGAAACCAGCTGAGCCAGCTTGCCATCTCCCGCCGCGAACGGAAAGAGCGGAAGCTACATGCGGCGCCGCGCGCGCTGTGCTATCTATACTCGGCCATCGGGAGGATGTCGTGCACTTGCCCTTCGTCACCGCCTGTCGCGTTCCCGCCGATCTGGAGTCGGTTACTGCGATCAATACCGAAGCGGAGGTTGCCCCGCGCGAGCTGGGGGCGAAAGCCTTGGACGTCGCGCGCGTGTGGCGCGCGGTCGAGCAGCTCTACCGCAGCGGCATACACCCGGCGATCCAGCTT is a genomic window of Deltaproteobacteria bacterium containing:
- a CDS encoding alpha/beta hydrolase; protein product: MAWIFLLATLVGAALTYNAYRPAFAPPRLAALSFFAGWLTTELALHHLAWQALAALVFIRLGALQAWPGKLGLLIALVSWVGLWRCYWRAGEAEAVVERGLAAGLGADYRERILPEVRAQFAPTVDWRQILLPFPMRHPEVERLRDLQFARVAGLNLKLDIYRHRSQPSSCPTLLQIHGGGWVIGSKNEQAIPLMLHMAARGWVCVTVNYRLSPHATFPDHLVDLKLAIQWIREHGREYGANPDFLVVTGGSAGGHLSALVALTGNQPEYQPGFETVDTAVQACVPFYGVYDFTDRGGFWRHHAIARLLERQVMKAARHEAPEAYEKASPMSLVHPGAPPFFVIHGDLDTLVPVEEARHFCELLRQTSQAPVIYAEIPGAQHAFEIFPSLRTTFVVHGVERFLAYTYSQYLSAQDQRRASNSQLAATA
- a CDS encoding TIGR03619 family F420-dependent LLM class oxidoreductase; this encodes MKFAAALAFADPSQFLAVARTADQCGWDALALSDHVFFPETMNSAYPYVATGKPFWEQAAPWPDVWVTIGALAAVTTRLAFLTNVYVLPARHPLHVAKAVSTAAVLSDNRVILGIGIGWMREEFDVLGHDFSTRGQRADEAIVVLRTVWRGGMVEYHGQFYSFERLLMSPAPTRPVPIWVGGESNPALRRAARLGDGFISVLHSQAEIVALVERLNALRAEYGRANAPFDFCVSCHDANTLDDIRRLQDAGVTTLLTVPWLLYGDDPTLLDSKRRGLERFGDDIIAKMR